In the Lepidochelys kempii isolate rLepKem1 chromosome 3, rLepKem1.hap2, whole genome shotgun sequence genome, one interval contains:
- the FABP7 gene encoding fatty acid-binding protein, brain: protein MVEAFCATWKLTESQNFDEYMKALGVSFATRQVGNVTKPTVIISNEGDKVMIRTQSTFKNTEISFKLGEEFDETTPDDRNCKSVVTLDGDKLVHVQKWDGTETNFVREIKDGKMVMTLTFGDVVAVRHYEKA from the exons ATGGTTGAGGCATTCTGTGCTACCTGGAAGCTGACTGAGAGCCAGAACTTTGATGAATACATGAAGGCGCTGG GAGTGAGCTTTGCTACTCGGCAGGTGGGGAACGTCACTAAGCCCACAGTGATAATCAGCAATGAAGGGGACAAAGTAATGATCAGGACCCAGAGCACTTTCAAGAACACTGAAATCAGCTTCAAACTTGGAGAAGAGTTTGACGAAACTACCCCAGATGACAGAAACTGCAAA TCAGTTGTGACCCTGGATGGAGACAAACTAGTTCATGTACAGAAATGGGATGGCACAGAGACAAACTTTGTTAGAGAAATTAAGGATGGCAAAATGGTAATG ACTCTCACCTTTGGTGATGTGGTTGCTGTTCGCCACTATGAGAAAGCATAG